Proteins encoded in a region of the Nocardia asteroides genome:
- a CDS encoding nuclear transport factor 2 family protein, whose product MRKIRLALPLLAVPLAALTAACTSAADPTPEVREMLDRQQITALVDRLGRALDEGRFDDLRAIYTPDATAKTPGGTAEGREALIAQASRNHTGDKRIQHVIGNVLIDLRGDAADVRANLIATFAPASPGGTIPQPQYTLGEIYRFDAVRTGEGWRLSRVQTTPIWSTGTRP is encoded by the coding sequence ATGCGCAAGATCCGCCTGGCTCTCCCCTTGCTCGCCGTTCCCCTGGCTGCCCTGACGGCCGCCTGCACTTCCGCCGCCGACCCCACGCCGGAGGTACGCGAAATGCTCGACCGTCAGCAGATCACCGCTCTGGTCGACCGGCTCGGCCGCGCCTTGGACGAGGGCCGCTTCGACGATCTGCGGGCGATCTACACCCCCGACGCGACCGCGAAGACGCCCGGCGGCACGGCCGAGGGCCGCGAAGCGCTGATCGCCCAGGCCAGTCGCAATCACACCGGCGACAAACGCATCCAGCACGTCATCGGCAATGTGCTGATCGACTTGCGCGGCGACGCGGCTGACGTCCGGGCGAACTTGATCGCCACCTTCGCGCCCGCTTCCCCGGGCGGGACGATCCCGCAGCCGCAGTACACCCTCGGTGAGATCTACCGTTTCGACGCGGTGCGCACCGGGGAAGGCTGGCGCCTGTCCCGGGTGCAGACCACTCCGATCTGGTCCACCGGCACCCGGCCGTGA
- a CDS encoding peroxiredoxin: MQQGQLAPDFELPDQSGTPRSLDALLANGPLVLFFYPAANTPVCTAEACHFRDLAAEFAAVGASCVGISTDGVATQAGFAEKQRLGYPLLSDADGAVAARFGVKRGLLGKLAPVKRQTFVIDTDRTIRKIITGELRAAVHADEALNYLRTR, from the coding sequence ATGCAGCAAGGACAGCTCGCCCCTGATTTCGAGCTTCCCGATCAGTCCGGCACCCCTCGCTCGCTCGACGCGTTGCTGGCGAACGGCCCCTTGGTCCTGTTCTTCTATCCCGCGGCGAATACGCCCGTGTGCACGGCCGAGGCCTGTCATTTTCGCGACCTCGCCGCAGAATTCGCCGCTGTCGGCGCAAGCTGCGTCGGCATCAGCACCGACGGCGTGGCCACCCAGGCGGGATTCGCCGAGAAGCAGCGTCTGGGCTATCCGTTGCTCTCCGACGCCGACGGCGCCGTGGCCGCGCGGTTCGGCGTGAAGCGCGGCCTCCTGGGCAAACTCGCGCCCGTGAAGCGGCAAACGTTCGTCATCGACACCGACCGCACCATCCGCAAGATCATCACCGGCGAGTTGCGCGCCGCGGTGCACGCCGACGAAGCACTGAACTACCTGCGCACCAGGTAG
- the priA gene encoding bifunctional 1-(5-phosphoribosyl)-5-((5-phosphoribosylamino)methylideneamino)imidazole-4-carboxamide isomerase/phosphoribosylanthranilate isomerase PriA has protein sequence MSLVLLPAVDVANGEAVRLVQGEAGSETSYGSPREAALAWQEAGAEWVHLVDLDAAFGRGSNRELLAGVVGELDVKVELSGGIRDDESLEAALATGCARVNLGTAALEDPVWCAKAIARHGERIAVGLDVRIVDGEHRLRGRGWVSDGGDLWEVLERLERDGCSRYVVTDVTKDGTLTGPNLDLLREVCAATDAPVIASGGVSTIADLVAIAELVPDGVEGSIVGKALYAGRFTLPEALAAVR, from the coding sequence GTGAGTCTTGTGCTGCTACCCGCCGTCGATGTCGCCAACGGAGAGGCCGTGCGCCTCGTGCAAGGAGAGGCCGGAAGCGAAACCAGCTACGGCTCGCCTCGCGAGGCGGCGCTGGCGTGGCAGGAAGCCGGCGCGGAATGGGTGCATCTGGTCGACTTGGACGCAGCCTTCGGGCGCGGCTCGAATCGTGAGCTGCTCGCGGGCGTGGTCGGGGAACTCGACGTGAAAGTGGAACTGTCCGGCGGCATCCGCGACGACGAGAGTCTCGAGGCCGCCTTGGCCACCGGCTGTGCCCGGGTCAACCTCGGCACCGCCGCGCTGGAGGACCCGGTGTGGTGCGCGAAGGCCATCGCCCGGCACGGTGAGCGCATCGCCGTCGGCCTGGACGTGCGCATCGTCGACGGCGAGCATCGGCTGCGCGGCCGCGGCTGGGTCAGCGACGGCGGCGACCTGTGGGAGGTGCTCGAGCGCCTGGAACGGGACGGCTGCTCGCGGTACGTGGTGACCGACGTGACCAAGGACGGCACGCTCACCGGCCCGAACCTGGATCTGCTGCGTGAGGTCTGCGCGGCCACCGACGCCCCGGTCATCGCCTCCGGCGGCGTCTCCACCATCGCGGACCTGGTCGCGATCGCCGAACTGGTGCCCGACGGCGTCGAGGGCTCGATCGTCGGCAAGGCGCTGTACGCGGGACGTTTCACCCTGCCCGAGGCGCTGGCCGCGGTGAGATGA
- a CDS encoding MarR family transcriptional regulator, whose protein sequence is MTRLPGALDTQLQRESGVTHFEYWVLTLLSEEPGHRLQMSELAHKANASLSRLSHVVSKLERMGWAQRSATAGRRGVQAVLTDEGYLKVVEAAPGYLDAVRHLVFDGLDTAQKAQVAELGQLLAERLADVLDQPGGLAAPSRDDHRPNGA, encoded by the coding sequence ATGACGCGGCTGCCAGGAGCCTTGGACACCCAGCTCCAGCGCGAGTCCGGCGTGACGCATTTCGAGTACTGGGTACTGACCCTGCTGTCGGAGGAACCGGGGCACCGACTGCAGATGAGTGAGCTTGCCCACAAGGCAAATGCATCGCTATCGCGGCTGTCGCATGTGGTGTCCAAGCTGGAGCGCATGGGCTGGGCGCAGCGCTCGGCGACCGCCGGGCGGCGCGGCGTGCAAGCCGTCCTCACCGACGAGGGGTATCTCAAGGTCGTCGAAGCCGCGCCCGGATATCTGGACGCCGTGCGGCACTTGGTCTTCGACGGCCTGGACACCGCGCAGAAGGCCCAGGTCGCCGAGCTGGGCCAGCTGCTGGCCGAGCGGCTCGCCGACGTGCTCGACCAGCCCGGCGGACTCGCCGCGCCGAGCCGGGACGACCACCGCCCGAACGGCGCCTAG
- a CDS encoding MarR family transcriptional regulator, whose amino-acid sequence MHIAHEGAARRLRVLPTRLVNQVALVANRATERALEPTGSRRHHYALLATLGEFGPDSQAELGRRTRIDRSDVVAAVNDLAARGFVERSPDPADRRRNIVTLTAAGARHLEELHERLALAQDELLAGFTERDRRTLVTLLTRILDAHSG is encoded by the coding sequence ATGCACATCGCGCACGAGGGCGCCGCGAGACGGCTCCGGGTCCTGCCCACCAGGCTGGTCAATCAGGTGGCCCTGGTGGCGAATCGGGCGACGGAGCGCGCCCTGGAACCGACCGGCTCCCGCCGTCACCACTACGCGCTGCTGGCCACGCTCGGCGAGTTCGGCCCCGACAGCCAGGCCGAACTGGGCAGGCGCACCCGCATCGACCGCAGCGACGTGGTCGCCGCGGTGAACGATCTCGCCGCGCGCGGCTTCGTCGAGCGCAGCCCCGATCCCGCCGACCGCCGCCGCAACATCGTGACCCTCACCGCCGCGGGCGCCCGCCACCTCGAGGAGCTCCACGAGCGGCTGGCCCTCGCCCAGGACGAGTTGCTCGCCGGCTTCACGGAGAGGGATCGGCGCACCCTGGTCACGCTGCTCACCCGCATCCTCGACGCCCATAGCGGCTGA
- the hisB gene encoding imidazoleglycerol-phosphate dehydratase HisB, whose translation MSMSRTARVERVTKESSIVVELDLDGTGKTEIATGVPFYDHMLTALGAHASFDLTVRAEGDIEIEAHHTVEDTAIVFGQALGKALGDKAGIRRFGDAYIPMDETLAHAAVDVSGRPYCVHTGEPDHLLHAVIPGSGPGAPYSTVLNRHVFESIASNARIALHVRVLYGRDQHHVTEAEFKAVARALRAAVEPDLRVSGVPSTKGAL comes from the coding sequence ATGAGCATGAGTAGGACCGCCCGGGTGGAGCGGGTCACCAAGGAATCCAGCATCGTCGTGGAACTGGATCTGGACGGCACCGGCAAGACCGAGATCGCCACCGGCGTCCCGTTCTACGACCACATGCTCACCGCGCTCGGCGCGCACGCGAGTTTCGATCTGACCGTGCGCGCGGAGGGCGACATCGAGATCGAGGCGCATCACACGGTCGAGGACACCGCGATCGTATTCGGTCAGGCGCTCGGCAAGGCGCTGGGGGACAAAGCGGGTATCCGTCGCTTCGGTGACGCCTACATCCCGATGGACGAGACGCTGGCGCACGCCGCGGTCGACGTGTCCGGCCGCCCCTACTGCGTGCACACCGGTGAGCCGGATCATCTGCTGCACGCGGTGATTCCCGGGTCCGGTCCCGGCGCGCCGTACTCCACCGTGCTCAATCGCCACGTGTTCGAGTCGATCGCGTCGAACGCGCGCATCGCCCTGCACGTCCGGGTGCTCTACGGCCGCGACCAGCACCATGTCACCGAGGCCGAGTTCAAGGCGGTGGCGCGCGCGCTGCGCGCCGCGGTGGAACCCGACCTGCGGGTGAGCGGGGTCCCGTCGACGAAGGGAGCGCTGTGA
- a CDS encoding TIGR03564 family F420-dependent LLM class oxidoreductase, with product MSIGIALSPFSLDATDNAVDAAVSLGVSAAAAGLASLWFGQTFSSDAIALAGIVGRAVPELAVGTSAVPITARHPLLTSAQAQTAQAATGGRFSLGLGLGARSFAEPVFGGSFDRPITRLREFLTALRTVVHTGAVDFHGETLTAAAPMPAAVAGARPPVPILVAAMGPQALRVTGELADGTLPFLVGPKALAEHIVAPLTAAAERAGRPRPRITALVPGVVTADIDAARAAAATQTAFYDDIPSYARMIELSGASRAAELVVIGDEEAIAARVEEYFAAGATEVVFSQTDLTTPQDQRRTWEALGELQRSRAR from the coding sequence ATGAGCATCGGTATCGCGTTGTCCCCCTTCTCCCTCGACGCCACCGACAACGCCGTGGACGCGGCGGTGTCGCTGGGTGTGTCGGCGGCCGCCGCCGGTTTGGCCTCGCTGTGGTTCGGCCAGACCTTCAGCAGCGATGCCATCGCGCTGGCCGGGATCGTCGGCCGGGCGGTGCCCGAACTCGCGGTCGGCACGTCCGCGGTGCCGATCACCGCGCGTCATCCGCTGCTGACCTCCGCTCAGGCGCAGACCGCGCAGGCGGCCACCGGCGGCCGGTTCAGTCTCGGTCTCGGACTCGGCGCGAGATCGTTCGCCGAACCGGTGTTCGGCGGCTCCTTCGACCGGCCCATCACCCGGTTGCGCGAGTTCCTCACCGCGCTGCGCACCGTGGTGCACACCGGTGCGGTCGATTTCCACGGGGAGACGCTCACCGCGGCCGCCCCGATGCCCGCCGCGGTGGCCGGGGCGCGCCCACCAGTGCCCATCTTGGTGGCCGCCATGGGACCGCAGGCGTTGCGCGTCACCGGTGAACTGGCCGACGGCACCCTGCCCTTCCTCGTCGGCCCCAAGGCGCTGGCCGAACACATCGTCGCGCCGCTCACCGCGGCGGCCGAGCGCGCGGGCAGGCCGCGGCCGCGGATCACCGCCCTCGTCCCCGGCGTGGTCACCGCGGACATCGACGCCGCCCGTGCGGCGGCCGCGACCCAGACGGCGTTCTACGACGACATCCCCTCCTATGCCCGGATGATCGAGCTGTCCGGCGCGTCGCGTGCGGCGGAGCTCGTGGTGATCGGAGACGAGGAAGCCATCGCGGCGCGCGTCGAGGAGTACTTCGCGGCGGGGGCGACGGAGGTCGTCTTCTCGCAAACCGATCTGACCACCCCGCAGGACCAGCGGCGGACCTGGGAGGCGCTCGGCGAACTCCAGCGCTCCCGTGCGCGCTGA
- the hisI gene encoding phosphoribosyl-AMP cyclohydrolase translates to MSLDPAIAARLKRNDAGLVSAVAQERATGDVLMVAWMDDEALARTLETRKATYYSRSRQQYWVKGETSGHTQYVHEVRLDCDGDTILLVVDQAGAACHTGTHTCFDSDVLLPARSVNAPG, encoded by the coding sequence ATGAGTCTCGATCCCGCTATCGCCGCCCGTCTCAAGCGCAACGACGCCGGGCTGGTGTCGGCCGTAGCGCAGGAACGCGCCACCGGTGACGTGCTGATGGTCGCGTGGATGGACGACGAAGCGTTGGCGCGCACGCTGGAAACCCGCAAGGCGACGTACTATTCGCGCTCCCGGCAGCAGTACTGGGTCAAAGGGGAGACCTCCGGCCACACCCAGTACGTGCACGAAGTGCGGCTCGACTGCGACGGTGACACGATCCTGCTGGTCGTCGATCAAGCGGGCGCGGCCTGTCACACCGGCACGCATACCTGTTTCGACTCGGACGTGCTCTTGCCCGCGCGATCGGTGAACGCGCCCGGCTAG
- a CDS encoding anthranilate synthase component I, producing the protein MPGASTPTTTTREQFHQLAAEHRVVPVTRKVLADSETPLSAYRKLAGDRAGTFLFESAENGRSWSRWSFIGAGSPSALTVVDGEAAWLGHIPVDAPSGGDPLVALRETLELLRTERLPGLPPLTGGMVGYLGYDAVRRIERLPELAMDDLRLPEMVLLLATDLAAFDHHEGAITLIANAVNWNGTAERVDEAYDDAVARLDRMTAALGEPADSTVSVFDRPEPEYRRRRTTEEFGAGVRRLVKEIEAGEAFQVVLSQRFEMDYDGAPIDLYRMLRASNPSPYMYLLHIPDGEGGTAFSIVGSSPESLVTVKDGVATTHPIAGTRWRGATEEEDLLLEKGLLADEKENAEHLMLVDLGRNDLGRVCEPGTVRVTEYRHIERYSHVMHLVSTVSGRLAPGRIALDAVRACFPAGTLSGAPKVRAMELIEELEPTRRGVYGGVVGYLDFAGDADTAIAIRTALLKDGTAYVQAGAGVVADSDPEYEDVEARNKAMAVLKAVAAARTVRAYGTQPDTADGGPR; encoded by the coding sequence ATGCCAGGCGCGTCCACTCCCACCACCACGACCCGCGAGCAGTTCCATCAGCTGGCCGCGGAGCACCGGGTCGTCCCCGTGACCCGAAAGGTGCTGGCGGACTCGGAGACTCCACTCTCGGCCTACCGCAAGCTCGCCGGTGACCGGGCGGGCACGTTCCTGTTCGAGTCCGCGGAGAACGGCCGGTCGTGGTCGCGCTGGTCGTTCATCGGCGCGGGAAGCCCTTCGGCACTGACCGTCGTCGACGGCGAGGCGGCCTGGCTCGGCCATATCCCGGTGGACGCCCCCTCCGGCGGCGATCCGCTGGTCGCGTTGCGTGAGACGCTGGAGTTGCTGCGCACCGAACGTTTGCCCGGCTTGCCGCCGCTGACCGGCGGCATGGTCGGGTATCTCGGCTACGACGCGGTGCGCCGCATAGAGCGACTACCCGAGCTGGCCATGGACGACTTGCGGTTGCCCGAGATGGTCTTGTTGCTGGCTACCGATCTGGCCGCGTTCGACCACCACGAGGGCGCGATCACGCTGATCGCCAACGCGGTCAACTGGAACGGCACCGCCGAACGCGTCGACGAGGCCTACGACGACGCGGTGGCCCGGCTGGACCGGATGACCGCCGCGCTCGGCGAGCCCGCCGATTCCACCGTGTCGGTGTTCGACCGGCCCGAGCCCGAATACCGGCGCAGGCGCACCACCGAGGAGTTCGGTGCGGGTGTGCGTCGCCTGGTCAAGGAGATCGAGGCGGGCGAGGCGTTCCAGGTGGTGCTGTCGCAGCGTTTCGAGATGGACTACGACGGGGCGCCGATCGACCTGTACCGGATGCTGCGCGCTTCCAATCCCAGCCCCTACATGTACCTGCTGCACATCCCGGACGGCGAGGGCGGCACCGCGTTCTCCATCGTCGGCTCCAGTCCGGAATCGCTGGTGACCGTGAAAGACGGCGTGGCGACGACCCATCCGATCGCGGGCACCCGCTGGCGGGGGGCCACCGAGGAGGAGGACCTCCTGCTGGAGAAGGGCCTGCTCGCCGACGAGAAGGAGAACGCCGAGCACCTCATGCTCGTCGACCTCGGCCGCAACGACCTGGGCCGGGTGTGCGAGCCGGGCACCGTGCGGGTCACCGAGTACCGGCACATCGAGCGCTACAGCCATGTCATGCACCTGGTCTCGACGGTCTCGGGCCGGTTGGCGCCCGGGCGTATCGCGCTGGACGCGGTGCGGGCGTGCTTCCCGGCGGGCACCTTGTCCGGTGCGCCCAAGGTGCGCGCGATGGAGCTGATCGAGGAACTCGAACCGACCCGGCGCGGCGTCTACGGCGGCGTCGTCGGATATCTGGACTTCGCCGGTGACGCCGACACCGCCATCGCCATCCGCACCGCGCTGCTGAAGGACGGCACGGCCTACGTGCAGGCGGGCGCGGGAGTCGTCGCGGACTCGGATCCGGAGTACGAGGACGTGGAAGCGCGCAACAAGGCGATGGCGGTGCTGAAGGCGGTCGCGGCGGCCCGGACGGTGCGGGCGTACGGCACGCAGCCGGATACGGCGGACGGCGGACCGCGATGA
- a CDS encoding permease: MTSTDVQPGGRKPVAAVWRTRIIGGAAVVAVLVILYFILSAFIPRWWAQRVGSTVQGSFAKGIGWGLFYGGFCTVVTLFLLLFAVLMWRRKAGKFLAGAAAVVAILFAIPNLMTLTIVLGNSSAAHAGERVLDVDAPAFRGAALTGALIATLLFLLAVALLLLRRWRRTHPRTPKAEDTPPPAV, from the coding sequence ATGACTTCGACCGACGTTCAGCCGGGCGGACGCAAACCCGTGGCAGCCGTCTGGCGCACCCGGATCATCGGTGGCGCCGCGGTCGTCGCCGTCCTCGTCATCCTCTACTTCATCCTGTCCGCGTTCATCCCACGCTGGTGGGCGCAGCGGGTCGGGTCGACGGTGCAGGGAAGCTTCGCCAAGGGCATCGGCTGGGGTCTGTTCTACGGCGGGTTCTGTACCGTCGTCACGCTTTTCCTGCTGCTGTTCGCCGTGCTGATGTGGCGGCGCAAGGCGGGTAAATTCCTCGCGGGCGCGGCCGCGGTCGTCGCGATCCTGTTCGCGATTCCCAACCTGATGACGCTGACCATCGTGCTGGGCAACAGCAGCGCCGCCCACGCGGGTGAGCGTGTTCTGGATGTCGACGCTCCCGCCTTCCGCGGCGCCGCGCTCACCGGGGCCCTCATCGCGACGCTGCTGTTTCTCCTCGCGGTCGCGCTGTTGCTGCTGCGCAGGTGGCGCCGCACGCACCCGCGGACGCCGAAAGCCGAGGACACGCCCCCACCCGCCGTGTGA
- a CDS encoding inositol monophosphatase family protein, giving the protein MTQELSALLAEASEVLDSVRSRFVEGIGAPSAVDKGRNDFATELDLELERTVSAELLRRTGIEVHGEEFGGPQLTSGTAWVLDPIDGTFNYSSGHPLSGMLLALVRDGEPVLGLTWLPLLGRRYAAMAGGPVLLDGRPLPPLPRGKLAEAMIGFGAFNVDSDGRIPGQFRFDLLGPLSRLSSRVRMHGSTGIDLAFTASGVLGGAIVFGHHPWDNAAGVALVRAAGGVVTDLVGRPWTITSGSVLAAAPGVHEELLDMICTVADPAAAEEG; this is encoded by the coding sequence ATGACCCAGGAGCTGTCGGCACTGCTCGCGGAGGCGAGCGAGGTTCTCGACTCGGTGCGCTCGCGGTTCGTCGAGGGTATCGGCGCGCCGAGCGCGGTCGACAAGGGCCGCAACGACTTCGCCACCGAACTCGACCTGGAGTTGGAGCGCACCGTCTCCGCCGAGCTGCTGCGGCGCACCGGGATCGAGGTGCACGGCGAGGAGTTCGGCGGCCCGCAGCTGACCTCCGGCACGGCGTGGGTGCTCGACCCGATCGACGGCACCTTCAACTACTCTTCCGGGCACCCGCTCTCGGGCATGTTGCTCGCACTGGTCCGCGACGGGGAGCCGGTGCTGGGACTGACCTGGCTGCCGCTGCTCGGCCGCCGCTACGCGGCCATGGCGGGAGGTCCGGTGCTGCTGGACGGGCGGCCGTTGCCCCCGCTGCCGCGCGGCAAGCTGGCCGAGGCCATGATCGGTTTCGGCGCGTTCAACGTCGACTCCGACGGCCGCATCCCCGGACAGTTCCGCTTCGACCTGCTCGGCCCGCTGAGCAGGCTGTCCTCCCGGGTGCGCATGCACGGCTCGACCGGCATCGATCTGGCGTTCACCGCCTCCGGCGTGCTCGGCGGCGCGATCGTGTTCGGCCACCATCCCTGGGACAACGCGGCGGGCGTCGCCCTGGTGCGTGCGGCGGGCGGTGTGGTCACCGACCTGGTGGGCCGTCCGTGGACCATCACCTCCGGTTCCGTGCTCGCGGCCGCGCCCGGAGTGCACGAGGAACTGCTCGACATGATCTGCACGGTCGCCGACCCGGCGGCCGCGGAGGAAGGGTGA
- the hisH gene encoding imidazole glycerol phosphate synthase subunit HisH: MSAKSVALLDYGSGNLHSAERALARAGAHVEVTADPQVVLAADGLVVPGVGAFAACMAGLRGVRGERLIGQRLAGGRPVLGICVGMQILFERGVEFGEETDGCAEWPGTVDRLSAPVLPHMGWNTVSAPADSVLFAGLDVDTRFYFVHSYAAQTWDLPSSEHFAAPKLTWAEHGVPFLAAVENGALSATQFHPEKSGDAGAHLLRNWVNSL; encoded by the coding sequence GTGAGCGCGAAATCCGTGGCCCTGCTCGACTACGGCTCGGGCAACCTGCACTCGGCCGAACGGGCGCTGGCCAGGGCGGGCGCGCACGTCGAGGTGACCGCGGACCCGCAGGTCGTGCTGGCCGCCGACGGTCTGGTGGTGCCCGGCGTCGGGGCTTTCGCCGCGTGCATGGCGGGGCTGCGCGGGGTGCGCGGCGAGCGCCTGATCGGTCAGCGGCTGGCAGGCGGGCGTCCGGTGCTCGGCATCTGCGTGGGCATGCAGATCCTGTTCGAGCGTGGCGTCGAGTTCGGCGAGGAGACCGACGGGTGCGCCGAATGGCCCGGCACGGTCGACCGGCTGTCCGCGCCGGTGCTGCCGCACATGGGATGGAACACCGTCTCCGCCCCGGCCGACAGCGTCCTGTTCGCGGGTCTCGACGTCGACACCCGCTTCTACTTCGTGCACTCCTACGCCGCGCAGACCTGGGATCTGCCGTCCAGCGAGCACTTCGCCGCCCCCAAGCTGACCTGGGCCGAGCACGGGGTGCCGTTCCTGGCGGCGGTGGAGAACGGTGCGCTCTCGGCCACCCAGTTCCACCCGGAGAAGTCCGGTGACGCGGGCGCGCACCTGCTGCGCAACTGGGTGAACTCGCTGTAG
- the hisF gene encoding imidazole glycerol phosphate synthase subunit HisF, which yields MTLAVRVIPCLDVDAGRVVKGVNFENLRDAGDPVELAALYDAQGADELTFLDVTASTGDRGTMIDVVTRTAEQIFIPLTVGGGVRTVEDVDRLLRAGADKVSVNTAAIARPEVLREMSERFGSQCIVLSVDARTVPEGQPETPSGWEVTTHGGKRGTGIDAVEWAVRGAELGVGEILLNSMDADGTKAGFDLPMIRAVRAAVTVPVIASGGAGAVEHFAPAVHAGADAVLAASVFHFGDLTIGQVKESMRAEKIVIR from the coding sequence ATGACGTTGGCCGTACGGGTGATCCCGTGTCTGGACGTCGACGCGGGACGGGTGGTCAAGGGCGTCAACTTCGAGAACCTGCGTGACGCGGGTGATCCGGTCGAACTGGCCGCGCTCTACGACGCGCAGGGCGCCGACGAGCTGACCTTTCTCGACGTCACCGCCTCCACCGGCGACCGCGGCACCATGATCGACGTGGTGACCCGCACCGCCGAGCAGATCTTCATCCCGCTCACCGTCGGCGGCGGGGTGCGCACCGTCGAGGATGTGGACCGTCTGCTGCGCGCCGGCGCGGACAAGGTCTCGGTGAACACCGCCGCGATCGCGCGGCCGGAGGTGCTGCGCGAGATGTCCGAGCGATTCGGCTCCCAATGCATCGTGCTGTCGGTGGACGCGCGCACCGTGCCGGAGGGGCAGCCGGAAACCCCCTCCGGGTGGGAGGTGACGACGCACGGCGGCAAACGGGGCACCGGCATCGACGCCGTCGAATGGGCCGTGCGCGGCGCCGAACTCGGTGTCGGCGAGATCCTGCTCAATTCGATGGACGCCGACGGCACCAAGGCCGGTTTCGACCTGCCGATGATTCGTGCCGTGCGGGCGGCCGTCACGGTGCCGGTGATCGCCAGCGGGGGCGCGGGCGCGGTCGAGCACTTCGCCCCGGCCGTGCACGCGGGCGCCGACGCGGTGCTGGCGGCCAGCGTGTTCCACTTCGGCGACCTCACCATCGGCCAGGTCAAGGAGTCGATGCGGGCGGAGAAGATCGTCATCCGGTAG